From the Thermococcus guaymasensis DSM 11113 genome, one window contains:
- a CDS encoding MoaD/ThiS family protein: MIKVKVLGRGIEKELEWKKGMLVKDVLREVSFNTESAIAKVNGKVALEDEPVNDGDYVEVIPVVSGG; the protein is encoded by the coding sequence ATGATAAAGGTCAAGGTTCTTGGAAGGGGGATTGAGAAGGAGCTTGAATGGAAGAAGGGCATGCTCGTTAAGGACGTCCTCAGGGAAGTCAGCTTCAACACGGAGAGCGCGATAGCGAAGGTAAACGGAAAGGTCGCCCTGGAAGATGAGCCTGTTAATGACGGAGATTACGTTGAGGTGATTCCGGTAGTTTCGGGAGGTTAA
- a CDS encoding lysine exporter LysO family protein, which translates to MRFLYFVLTALIAGVVVGHYLSPEFGNAYELMLYLLIFLIGLDLGMNFRITDLKKVGKSAVIMPFLTIIGSLFGALLASVILGVPLKWGLAVGAGCGWYSLTGPLIAQYSVVYGAVGFLANLLREILTIILYPVLARRISPEKAVVLGGATTMDTTLPIIASFGGREVALVAFVHGFILTAIVPFLVPLVLSLFDH; encoded by the coding sequence GTGAGGTTCCTTTACTTCGTTCTCACGGCACTTATTGCAGGGGTAGTGGTCGGCCATTACTTGAGCCCCGAGTTTGGCAACGCATACGAGCTGATGCTTTATCTGCTGATATTCCTTATTGGGCTGGACTTGGGCATGAACTTTAGAATAACTGACCTTAAAAAAGTAGGGAAAAGTGCAGTCATAATGCCTTTTTTGACCATCATTGGGTCTCTCTTTGGTGCCCTTCTTGCGTCTGTGATCCTCGGTGTGCCGCTCAAATGGGGCCTTGCAGTTGGAGCTGGCTGCGGCTGGTATTCACTTACTGGCCCCCTGATAGCCCAGTACTCGGTGGTTTATGGGGCAGTTGGCTTTCTTGCTAACCTCCTCAGGGAGATCCTCACGATAATACTTTATCCAGTCCTTGCAAGACGGATCAGTCCGGAGAAGGCCGTTGTTCTTGGAGGGGCCACGACAATGGACACGACGCTCCCCATAATAGCAAGTTTTGGAGGTAGAGAGGTTGCGCTCGTTGCATTTGTACATGGTTTTATTCTGACCGCCATCGTCCCATTCCTCGTTCCGCTCGTTCTCTCACTTTTCGACCATTGA
- a CDS encoding translation initiation factor IF-2 subunit alpha: MPRKAKEFPEEGEFVVATVKNIHPYGAFLSLDEYPGKEGFMHISEVAPTWVKNIRDYVKEGQKVVVKVIRVDPEKGHIDLSLKRVNQQQRKAKLQEYKRAQKAENLLKMAAEKLGKDFETAWREVWVPLEEEYGEVYAAFEDAAQNGIEVLKGLISDEWIEALKPIIEAYVEIPTVTIDAEFEITVPKPNGIEIIKEALIRARDRANEEKDIDVKFTYQGAPRYRIDITAPDYYKAEEVLESIAEEILRVIKEAGGEATLIRKEKRIRKIKRR; encoded by the coding sequence ATGCCAAGGAAAGCCAAGGAGTTTCCCGAAGAGGGAGAGTTTGTCGTTGCTACCGTCAAGAACATCCACCCGTATGGAGCGTTCCTTTCCCTTGACGAGTATCCCGGTAAAGAGGGCTTCATGCACATAAGCGAGGTCGCACCGACCTGGGTCAAGAACATCAGGGACTACGTGAAGGAGGGCCAGAAGGTAGTCGTCAAGGTCATCCGCGTTGATCCCGAGAAGGGCCACATAGACCTGAGCCTCAAGAGGGTAAACCAGCAGCAGAGGAAGGCCAAGCTCCAGGAGTACAAGCGTGCCCAGAAGGCCGAGAACCTTCTCAAGATGGCAGCCGAAAAGCTCGGCAAGGACTTCGAGACCGCATGGAGAGAGGTCTGGGTTCCGCTCGAAGAGGAGTACGGCGAGGTCTACGCCGCCTTCGAGGACGCCGCCCAGAACGGCATCGAGGTTCTCAAGGGGCTCATCAGCGACGAGTGGATTGAGGCACTGAAGCCAATCATCGAGGCCTACGTCGAGATTCCGACGGTCACCATCGATGCCGAGTTCGAGATAACCGTCCCGAAGCCCAACGGGATTGAGATAATCAAAGAGGCTCTCATAAGGGCCCGCGACAGGGCAAACGAAGAGAAGGACATTGACGTCAAGTTCACCTACCAGGGCGCCCCGCGCTACAGGATTGACATAACCGCTCCGGACTACTACAAGGCAGAAGAGGTTCTTGAGAGCATAGCCGAGGAGATTCTCAGGGTCATAAAGGAAGCGGGGGGAGAGGCAACGCTGATAAGGAAGGAGAAGCGCATAAGGAAGATAAAGAGGAGGTAA
- a CDS encoding RNA-protein complex protein Nop10: MRFRIRKCPECGRYTLKEICPVCGAKTKVAHPPRFSPEDPYGEYRRRWKREVLGIGRAKK; encoded by the coding sequence ATGAGGTTCCGCATAAGGAAGTGTCCCGAATGCGGGCGCTACACCCTTAAGGAAATCTGCCCGGTCTGCGGGGCCAAGACCAAGGTAGCCCACCCGCCGCGCTTCTCGCCGGAGGACCCATACGGCGAGTACAGGCGCAGGTGGAAGCGGGAAGTCCTTGGAATAGGGAGGGCTAAGAAATGA
- a CDS encoding proteasome assembly chaperone family protein, with protein MKETMIYLLERPQLRDPVFIEGLPGIGLVGKLAAEHLIQELNAVKFAELYSPHFMHQVIIKKGSIVELMKNEFYYWINPDEDGRDIIIVTGDQQVAPTDSPGHYEVVGKMLDLVQELGVREIITMGGYQVPELQGEPRVLAAVTHEELVDYYKEKLEGCQVEVVWREDEGGAIVGAAGLLLGMGKLRSMYGISLLGESLGYIVDAKAAKAVLSAVTKILGIEVDMTALEERARETEEILRKVQEMQRAMLEQTMPPQQEEEDRGYL; from the coding sequence ATGAAGGAGACAATGATTTACCTACTTGAGAGACCCCAGCTCAGGGACCCCGTCTTCATAGAGGGCCTCCCTGGCATAGGCCTCGTTGGAAAGCTCGCCGCCGAGCACCTCATCCAGGAGCTCAACGCGGTAAAGTTTGCGGAGCTCTACTCACCGCACTTCATGCACCAGGTCATCATAAAGAAGGGCTCGATCGTCGAGCTCATGAAGAACGAGTTCTACTACTGGATTAACCCCGACGAGGACGGCAGGGACATCATCATCGTTACCGGCGACCAGCAGGTCGCTCCGACCGACAGCCCCGGCCACTACGAGGTAGTCGGCAAGATGCTTGACCTCGTTCAGGAGCTTGGCGTCAGGGAGATAATAACGATGGGCGGCTACCAGGTGCCGGAGCTCCAGGGCGAGCCGAGGGTTTTAGCTGCTGTAACCCACGAGGAGCTCGTTGATTACTACAAGGAGAAGCTGGAGGGCTGTCAGGTAGAGGTCGTCTGGCGCGAGGACGAGGGAGGAGCCATAGTCGGTGCCGCTGGACTGCTCCTCGGCATGGGCAAGCTCCGCTCGATGTACGGCATAAGCCTCCTTGGCGAGAGCCTCGGCTATATCGTTGATGCAAAGGCCGCGAAGGCCGTCCTCTCGGCAGTCACGAAGATACTCGGCATCGAGGTCGACATGACTGCACTGGAGGAGCGTGCCAGGGAGACCGAGGAGATACTCAGAAAAGTCCAGGAGATGCAGAGGGCGATGCTGGAGCAGACGATGCCACCTCAGCAGGAGGAAGAGGACAGGGGCTACCTCTGA
- the glmM gene encoding phosphoglucosamine mutase, whose protein sequence is MGRLFGTFGVRGIANEKITPEFALKMGMAFGTMLKREGRERPLVVVGRDTRVSGEMLKDALISGLLSVGCDVIDVGIAPTPAIQWATNHFKADGGAVITASHNPPEYNGIKLLEPNGMGLKKEREAVVEEVFFNEDFERAKWYEIGEVRNEDIIKPYIEAIKSRVDVEAIKKRRPFVVVDTSNGAGSLTLPYLLRELGCKVISVNAHPDGHFPARNPEPNEENLKEFKEIVKALGADFGVAQDGDADRAVFIDENGRFIQGDKTFALVADAVLRENGGGLLVTTIATSNLLDDIAKRNNARVMRTKVGDLIVARALLEHNGTIGGEENGGVIFPDFVLGRDGAMTTAKIVEIFAKSGKKFSELIDELPKYYQFKTKRKVEGDRKAIVAKVAELAKAQGYNVDTTDGTKIIFEDGWVLVRASGTEPIIRIFSEAKSEEKAKEYLELGLRLLEEVLGA, encoded by the coding sequence ATGGGGAGGCTCTTTGGAACCTTTGGCGTCAGGGGGATAGCGAACGAAAAGATAACCCCGGAGTTCGCCCTTAAGATGGGCATGGCCTTCGGGACGATGCTGAAGAGGGAAGGAAGGGAGAGGCCGCTTGTCGTTGTCGGCAGGGACACGAGGGTAAGCGGTGAGATGCTGAAGGACGCTCTAATCAGCGGGCTCCTCAGCGTCGGCTGTGACGTCATAGACGTTGGAATAGCCCCCACTCCGGCCATACAGTGGGCGACCAACCACTTCAAGGCCGACGGCGGTGCCGTTATAACCGCTTCCCACAACCCGCCCGAATACAACGGTATAAAGCTCCTCGAACCGAACGGAATGGGCCTCAAGAAGGAGAGAGAGGCGGTTGTTGAGGAGGTCTTCTTCAACGAGGACTTTGAGAGGGCCAAGTGGTACGAAATCGGCGAGGTTAGGAATGAGGACATAATCAAGCCGTACATAGAGGCGATAAAGAGCAGGGTCGATGTGGAGGCAATAAAGAAGAGAAGGCCCTTCGTTGTCGTTGACACCTCAAACGGTGCGGGCTCTCTCACCTTACCCTACCTGCTCAGGGAGCTCGGGTGCAAGGTCATCAGCGTGAACGCCCACCCCGACGGTCACTTCCCGGCCAGAAACCCCGAGCCGAACGAGGAGAACCTGAAGGAGTTCAAGGAGATAGTCAAGGCCCTCGGTGCGGACTTCGGCGTCGCTCAGGACGGTGACGCGGACAGGGCAGTGTTCATAGACGAGAACGGGCGCTTTATCCAGGGCGACAAGACCTTCGCTCTGGTTGCCGATGCAGTTCTGAGGGAGAACGGCGGTGGGCTCCTCGTCACGACTATAGCAACTTCCAACCTTCTCGATGACATAGCCAAGAGGAACAACGCGAGGGTCATGCGCACGAAGGTTGGAGACCTCATAGTTGCGAGGGCTTTGCTTGAGCACAACGGAACCATCGGTGGCGAGGAGAACGGTGGCGTTATCTTCCCGGACTTCGTCCTCGGCAGGGACGGGGCGATGACCACCGCGAAGATAGTCGAGATTTTTGCCAAGAGTGGAAAGAAGTTCAGCGAGCTGATAGACGAGCTCCCGAAGTACTACCAGTTCAAGACGAAGAGGAAGGTGGAAGGCGACAGGAAGGCGATTGTGGCAAAGGTTGCCGAGCTCGCCAAGGCCCAAGGTTACAACGTTGACACTACCGATGGGACTAAGATAATCTTTGAGGACGGCTGGGTTCTCGTGAGGGCGAGCGGAACCGAGCCGATAATTAGGATTTTCAGCGAGGCCAAGAGCGAGGAGAAGGCGAAGGAGTACCTTGAGCTGGGCCTCAGGCTTCTGGAGGAAGTTCTTGGGGCTTAG
- a CDS encoding mannose-1-phosphate guanylyltransferase/mannose-6-phosphate isomerase, with amino-acid sequence MKTIILAGGKGTRLWPLSRELMPKQFVRFLDDMSLFQKTVERALMFSKPGEIFIVTNRDYRFRVLDDLRELGVEIPEDNILLEPSGKNTLPAILWSTLRIEEEFGNSAVTVLPSDHLIEVNEAYERAFKNAKRLAKDYLVTFGIKPTRPHTGYGYIKPGEKIEGDGRIIGYTVAEFKEKPDLETAKRYVENGYYWNSGMFAFSSSLFIEEVRKHAPDVWEAFEESGDIDEVYARVPEISIDYGVMEKTDKAAVVPLNTKWSDLGSFDAIYEVLEKDSNGNAVRVRGKKGYHVGVNSKNNLIMTERLTATVGVEDLIIVDTGDALLVAKKGESQKVKEAYKVLKELGDERVIVHRTAYRPWGSYTVLEEGERYKIKRLTVLPGKKLSLQMHYHRSEHWVVVRGTAKVTVGDKELLLRPGESTFIPAGVKHRLENPGKVVLEVIETQIGEYLGEDDIVRFEDDFGRG; translated from the coding sequence GTGAAGACCATAATCCTAGCTGGTGGAAAGGGAACCCGTCTGTGGCCCCTGAGCAGGGAGCTGATGCCGAAGCAGTTCGTCCGCTTCCTCGACGATATGAGCCTGTTCCAGAAGACCGTTGAGAGGGCCCTGATGTTCTCAAAGCCCGGGGAGATATTCATAGTTACCAACAGGGACTACCGCTTCCGCGTCTTGGACGACCTGAGGGAGCTCGGTGTCGAAATCCCCGAAGACAACATCCTGCTTGAACCGAGCGGTAAGAACACCCTGCCCGCGATACTGTGGTCTACACTCAGGATTGAAGAGGAGTTCGGGAACTCCGCCGTCACAGTGCTTCCAAGCGACCACCTTATAGAGGTCAACGAGGCCTACGAGAGGGCATTTAAGAACGCCAAGAGGCTTGCCAAAGATTACCTAGTCACTTTTGGAATCAAGCCGACCAGGCCCCACACTGGCTACGGTTACATAAAGCCGGGCGAAAAAATCGAGGGGGACGGGAGAATAATAGGCTATACCGTTGCCGAGTTCAAGGAGAAGCCAGACCTCGAGACCGCCAAGAGGTACGTCGAGAACGGCTACTACTGGAACAGCGGCATGTTCGCCTTCTCGAGCTCGCTCTTCATCGAGGAGGTCAGAAAGCACGCCCCCGATGTCTGGGAGGCCTTTGAGGAGAGCGGCGACATTGATGAAGTTTACGCCCGCGTCCCGGAGATAAGCATAGACTACGGCGTCATGGAGAAGACGGACAAGGCCGCTGTGGTGCCGCTCAACACGAAGTGGAGTGACCTCGGCAGCTTCGACGCCATCTACGAAGTCCTTGAGAAGGACTCCAACGGAAACGCGGTCAGGGTTCGCGGGAAGAAGGGTTACCACGTTGGCGTCAACTCCAAGAACAACCTCATCATGACCGAGAGGCTAACGGCAACGGTCGGCGTTGAAGACCTCATCATCGTGGACACCGGTGATGCACTCCTCGTGGCCAAGAAGGGCGAGAGCCAGAAGGTCAAAGAGGCTTACAAAGTCCTGAAAGAGCTTGGGGATGAGCGCGTTATCGTCCACAGGACTGCTTATCGCCCATGGGGGAGCTACACCGTCCTTGAGGAGGGTGAGCGCTACAAGATAAAGCGCCTCACCGTCCTGCCGGGCAAGAAGCTCTCCCTTCAGATGCACTACCACAGGAGTGAGCACTGGGTCGTCGTCAGGGGCACGGCGAAGGTGACCGTCGGGGACAAGGAGCTACTCCTCAGGCCGGGAGAGAGCACCTTCATTCCGGCCGGCGTTAAGCACCGCCTTGAGAACCCTGGAAAGGTGGTTTTGGAGGTCATAGAGACCCAGATTGGTGAATACCTCGGCGAGGACGACATAGTCCGCTTTGAGGACGACTTCGGCAGGGGATAA
- a CDS encoding ADP-specific glucokinase translates to MVWNALYSSAFDKVRGNIKRIRGVLLAYNTNIDAIRYLDPKDLEGRVEKAGKEGVFRYSKELPKKITSVRHLLGGILWSIRRGKAAELYVESCPVRFYMKQWGWDELRMGGQVGIMANLLGGVYNVPVIAHVPQLSRLQAELFKDGPIYVPKVEGEKLSLVHPKEFQADEENLIHYIYEFPRGFRVFDFEAPRENRFIGSADDYNPNVYIRPEFKETFEEIAGKVELAIISGLQALTEENYREPMETIRGHLEVLNEKGIPAHLEFAFTPDEKVRGEILKLLPHFWSVGLNEVELASIMEVLGEKAIAEKLLAHDPVDPIAVTEAMLKLAEKTGVRRIHFHTYGYYLALTEYKGEFVRDALLFAALAAAAKAKLGDVRSIDDVVKAMDVPVNERAKPVEETLAREYGMREGIAEVNGYQLAFIPTKIVAKPKSTVGIGDTISSSAFVGEFALH, encoded by the coding sequence ATGGTGTGGAACGCTCTTTACTCATCGGCTTTTGATAAGGTTCGGGGCAACATTAAAAGAATCCGCGGAGTCCTCCTCGCCTACAACACCAACATAGACGCGATACGGTACCTCGATCCGAAAGACCTTGAGGGGAGGGTCGAGAAGGCCGGGAAGGAAGGGGTTTTCCGCTATTCTAAGGAGCTCCCGAAGAAGATAACCTCCGTCCGGCACCTCCTCGGCGGAATCCTCTGGAGTATCAGGAGAGGAAAGGCTGCCGAACTCTACGTCGAGAGTTGCCCAGTCCGCTTCTACATGAAGCAGTGGGGCTGGGACGAGCTCAGGATGGGTGGCCAAGTCGGAATAATGGCCAACCTTCTCGGCGGTGTTTATAACGTCCCGGTCATAGCTCACGTTCCCCAGCTCTCAAGGCTCCAGGCCGAGCTCTTCAAGGACGGGCCGATTTACGTGCCCAAGGTTGAGGGCGAAAAGCTCAGCCTCGTCCACCCGAAGGAGTTCCAGGCCGACGAGGAGAATCTCATCCACTACATCTACGAGTTCCCGCGCGGGTTCAGGGTATTCGACTTCGAGGCGCCGAGGGAGAACCGCTTCATAGGTTCTGCCGACGACTACAACCCGAACGTCTACATAAGGCCCGAGTTCAAGGAGACCTTCGAGGAGATTGCCGGAAAGGTCGAGCTGGCAATAATAAGCGGCCTCCAGGCCCTCACCGAGGAGAACTACCGCGAGCCAATGGAGACGATAAGGGGGCACCTTGAGGTTCTCAACGAGAAGGGGATCCCTGCCCACCTTGAGTTCGCCTTCACGCCGGACGAAAAGGTTAGAGGGGAGATACTCAAACTTTTACCTCACTTCTGGAGCGTCGGCCTGAACGAGGTCGAGCTCGCCTCGATAATGGAAGTCCTCGGAGAGAAGGCCATAGCTGAGAAGCTCCTCGCCCACGACCCCGTTGACCCGATAGCAGTTACCGAGGCAATGCTCAAGCTCGCCGAGAAGACTGGAGTGAGAAGGATACACTTCCACACCTACGGCTACTACCTCGCGCTGACTGAGTACAAGGGTGAGTTCGTTAGGGACGCGCTCCTCTTCGCGGCTTTAGCTGCAGCTGCCAAGGCGAAGCTCGGCGACGTCCGCTCGATAGACGACGTTGTCAAGGCGATGGACGTCCCCGTGAACGAGAGGGCAAAGCCCGTTGAGGAAACCCTCGCTAGGGAGTACGGAATGAGGGAAGGAATCGCCGAGGTTAACGGCTACCAGCTCGCATTTATCCCGACAAAGATCGTGGCGAAGCCCAAGAGCACTGTCGGAATTGGCGACACCATCTCAAGCTCCGCCTTCGTCGGCGAGTTTGCCCTCCACTGA
- a CDS encoding glycosyltransferase has translation MLVEIVLAVILLWDVSFFLRYLVSFQKKYLTTDWKPKVSIIIPAYNEAENIEEAIRAALSQDYPSIEVIVVDDGSEDGTYERALSLKDPRLRVVQIDHGGKTKALNRGLEISAGEIIVTTDADGVLERNAVSRLVERFYSDDIVAVGGQVRVRGRRFLELAQDIEHLRIATFRRAKELENLSLAPGPVSAFRKNALLRIGGFVEDLVEDYATTLALKRLGSVVYAPHAKVWVKMPSELRALWRQRRRWFLGDLPKLAAKPLGEKLFFVLSDTVALFDVFFPLAALLTGKWFLLLVFLALEWAMMSIIVRVEGGSLLEVLLFPILLWFWAAFYLALHIYGLVHYAFGRETSIEWN, from the coding sequence ATGTTAGTAGAAATCGTGCTTGCAGTGATACTCCTGTGGGACGTTTCTTTCTTCCTCAGGTATCTGGTCAGTTTTCAAAAAAAGTATCTCACCACGGATTGGAAACCTAAGGTCAGCATCATTATCCCTGCCTACAACGAGGCCGAGAACATCGAAGAAGCTATCAGGGCGGCTCTTTCTCAAGATTATCCGAGCATTGAGGTAATCGTTGTGGACGATGGAAGCGAGGATGGGACGTACGAAAGGGCTCTCTCGCTCAAGGATCCAAGGCTTAGAGTCGTCCAGATTGATCACGGGGGAAAGACTAAGGCGTTAAACAGAGGGCTTGAGATCTCCGCTGGAGAAATTATCGTCACGACCGATGCCGATGGGGTTCTTGAGAGAAACGCCGTTTCACGGCTTGTGGAGCGCTTTTACTCTGATGATATTGTCGCAGTCGGCGGCCAGGTGCGGGTTAGGGGAAGAAGGTTCCTTGAGCTGGCCCAGGACATCGAGCACCTGAGGATAGCAACCTTTCGGAGGGCAAAGGAGCTTGAGAACCTCAGCCTCGCACCCGGCCCTGTCTCTGCGTTCAGGAAGAATGCCCTACTGAGGATAGGGGGTTTCGTTGAAGACCTGGTCGAGGACTACGCAACCACACTTGCCCTCAAAAGGCTCGGCAGTGTTGTTTATGCTCCCCACGCCAAAGTCTGGGTTAAGATGCCCTCCGAGCTGAGGGCCCTATGGCGGCAGAGAAGGAGATGGTTCCTGGGAGACCTTCCAAAGCTCGCAGCGAAGCCTCTGGGAGAAAAACTGTTTTTCGTTCTAAGCGACACAGTGGCTCTCTTTGATGTTTTCTTCCCCTTAGCCGCGCTCTTAACTGGAAAGTGGTTTTTGTTGTTAGTCTTTCTGGCGCTTGAATGGGCTATGATGTCCATAATCGTCAGAGTGGAGGGAGGCTCTCTTCTCGAAGTCCTGCTGTTTCCGATCCTCCTTTGGTTCTGGGCGGCTTTCTATTTAGCACTTCATATTTACGGTTTAGTTCACTATGCTTTTGGAAGAGAAACCTCAATTGAATGGAATTGA
- a CDS encoding HIT family protein, which translates to MKILWAPWRIEYIRSPKYEGCIFCDFPKENRDKERLILYRGEHSFVIMNNYPYNPGHVMIAPYRHVGRWEDLTDDELLEIMKLSQLMIRAIKKAMNPDGFNMGVNLGRVAGAGIDDHVHLHIVPRWNGDTNFMPVIADTKVIPESLQEAYDELKRAIEEVLKEGF; encoded by the coding sequence TTGAAGATCCTGTGGGCACCATGGAGGATTGAGTACATCAGATCTCCAAAGTACGAGGGCTGCATATTCTGTGACTTCCCCAAGGAGAATAGGGATAAGGAGAGGCTAATTCTTTACCGAGGAGAGCACAGCTTCGTCATAATGAACAACTACCCCTACAACCCAGGTCACGTTATGATCGCCCCTTATCGGCACGTTGGAAGATGGGAGGATCTGACGGATGATGAGCTCCTTGAAATAATGAAGCTCTCACAGCTCATGATACGGGCGATAAAAAAGGCTATGAACCCAGACGGCTTCAATATGGGTGTCAACCTTGGCAGAGTGGCCGGCGCGGGCATAGACGACCACGTTCACCTGCATATCGTACCGCGCTGGAACGGGGATACTAACTTCATGCCTGTAATCGCGGACACGAAAGTGATTCCAGAGTCGTTGCAAGAGGCCTACGATGAGCTGAAAAGAGCAATAGAAGAGGTTCTGAAGGAAGGCTTTTAG
- a CDS encoding zinc metalloprotease, with the protein MQLGDRKELTYVGTTYIGNFMDKSLIFEVLDRVNRYLIQSDFPVRFVYLGKLEVGPGYLINIPVGGVQVKGYPLEAIIEALYAKLLQELNKDESFPMRRIFGLTTFPLVSRNKYFHMYDKFLGFQQEILGMKIMVLSMKPFESENKELMAERIFKGILHELGHSFDLDHCSGECVMNPPSTLEEWDERPPSYCPSCMRKLQSAVSAEIFLQK; encoded by the coding sequence ATGCAACTTGGAGACAGGAAAGAGCTGACGTACGTGGGAACCACATACATAGGAAACTTCATGGATAAGAGCCTCATATTCGAAGTTCTTGATAGAGTTAACCGGTACTTGATCCAGAGCGATTTTCCCGTCAGATTCGTCTATCTCGGAAAGCTGGAGGTAGGGCCGGGTTACCTGATAAACATTCCCGTTGGGGGTGTACAAGTTAAGGGTTATCCCCTCGAAGCTATTATCGAAGCCCTCTATGCTAAGCTTCTTCAAGAACTAAACAAAGACGAGAGCTTCCCTATGAGGCGCATTTTCGGTCTCACGACATTTCCCCTTGTTTCGAGGAACAAGTACTTCCACATGTATGACAAGTTCCTCGGTTTTCAGCAGGAGATACTCGGAATGAAAATAATGGTTCTGTCCATGAAGCCCTTTGAATCGGAAAACAAGGAGCTAATGGCCGAGAGGATTTTTAAGGGAATTCTCCACGAGCTCGGCCACAGCTTTGATCTCGACCACTGCAGCGGCGAGTGCGTTATGAATCCCCCCAGCACATTGGAGGAATGGGATGAAAGGCCCCCTTCATACTGTCCCTCCTGTATGAGAAAGCTTCAGAGTGCCGTCTCTGCGGAGATATTTCTTCAAAAATGA
- the pgsA gene encoding archaetidylinositol phosphate synthase translates to MVLNRYRENVRGYLEAIVRPLAKAGLTPNAVTLIGLILSLLSAYLYYLREPRVAALVLLIGSLIDALDGTLARLTGKTSKFGAFLDSTFDRISDGAVLFGIALGSLVDWRVAFLTLIGSYLVSYERCRAELAGSGKLAVGIAERAERLIIMMVFSFLGAEYVKYGVYLVGILAWITVFQRFYTAYQRLK, encoded by the coding sequence ATGGTCCTCAACAGGTATCGAGAGAACGTCAGGGGCTACCTTGAGGCGATCGTCAGGCCCCTCGCGAAGGCGGGGCTCACGCCGAACGCTGTGACTCTCATCGGCCTCATCCTCAGCCTGCTCTCGGCTTACCTCTATTACCTTCGTGAGCCGAGAGTGGCCGCTTTAGTCCTCCTAATCGGCTCTCTCATTGACGCCCTCGACGGCACCCTGGCGAGGCTCACGGGAAAGACGAGCAAGTTTGGAGCCTTCCTCGACTCGACGTTCGACAGGATAAGCGACGGGGCGGTGCTGTTCGGGATAGCCCTCGGGAGCCTCGTGGACTGGCGCGTGGCGTTTTTAACCCTCATAGGGAGCTACCTCGTGAGCTACGAGCGCTGCAGGGCCGAGCTGGCAGGCTCAGGAAAGCTCGCCGTCGGCATAGCCGAGAGGGCCGAGAGGCTGATAATAATGATGGTCTTCTCATTCCTCGGAGCTGAATACGTAAAGTACGGCGTTTACCTCGTGGGGATACTCGCCTGGATAACGGTCTTCCAGAGGTTTTACACCGCATACCAGAGGCTTAAGTGA
- a CDS encoding tRNA (cytidine(56)-2'-O)-methyltransferase yields MIVVLRLGHRPERDKRITTHVALTARAFGADKIIISAEEDEHVRESVEDVVRRWGGPFEIEFNPSWKKILKEWRERGVIVHLTMYGVHIDDVMPKLKEELNAGNDFLIVVGAEKVPRDVYELAHYNVAVGNQPHSEVAALAVFLDRLLDGEGLRKEFEGAKLKIIPQERGKKVIQLDG; encoded by the coding sequence ATGATAGTCGTTTTAAGACTCGGTCACAGGCCTGAGAGAGACAAGAGGATCACAACCCACGTCGCCCTAACGGCGAGGGCCTTCGGGGCTGATAAAATTATTATCTCGGCGGAGGAGGACGAGCACGTCAGGGAGAGCGTCGAGGACGTTGTGAGGAGATGGGGAGGGCCGTTTGAGATAGAGTTTAACCCCAGCTGGAAGAAAATCCTGAAGGAGTGGCGCGAGAGGGGCGTTATAGTCCACCTGACGATGTACGGGGTGCACATAGACGACGTGATGCCGAAACTGAAGGAGGAGCTAAATGCAGGAAATGACTTCCTCATCGTCGTCGGTGCCGAGAAGGTGCCGAGAGATGTCTACGAGCTGGCGCACTACAACGTGGCGGTTGGCAACCAGCCCCACAGCGAGGTGGCAGCTTTAGCAGTTTTCCTCGACAGGCTCCTCGACGGTGAGGGCCTGAGAAAGGAGTTCGAGGGGGCGAAGCTCAAAATCATCCCACAGGAGAGGGGGAAGAAGGTAATCCAGCTCGACGGGTGA